CGGCCACCGTGCGGTAAGGCAGCTTGCCTTGCTTGCGCACCGGGACGAAACCGAGGTTCAGCTCATAGGCCAGCACGCTGCCTATGATGAAGCCGCGCGCGTCCACGCCCGCGACCAGGTCCAGCCGCTGCCGCATATAGCGGTAGACGAACAGATCGATCAGGACGCGAAAAGTGCGCGGATCCTGGAGTACCGGTGTGATGTCCCGGAAGACCACTCCTGGCTTGGGCCAGTCGGGCACGCTGCGGATGGTGCGCCGGACGAGCTCGGCGTAGTCGGTGTGCATGATGGCGTCCGCCGTAGGGAGTGTGGCCGGAAACTATAACCCGCCGTGGGGGTATCACACCAATGCAGGTGTCTTGCCGGCGGACGAAGCCCGCCGCGCGCGCGGCGTGGCGGGGGCGCCCGCCCGGCTCCGCCCCAGGGCTGGGATGCTATCGGCGACATTTTGCAGCGATGTGGCGATATGCCCGAGGAATTCCTCTACCATCCCCGGCAGCAGGCGGCCCTCCATGGTGTGCACCTGCAGCCGCCGCATCGCCATTTTCGGGTGGTCCAGCCGCCGCGCCACCAGGCCCCCGCGCCGCAGGGCGGATTCCGCCGGAAGATACGCCCCCAGCATCACGCGGTCGGAGTTGCGCACGAACGACATCAGCGCGGCCGACAGGTTGCTGACGAACACGGGTTCGAAGCTCAGGCCTTCCATCCGCCAGCAGCGCTCCAGCAGCTTGCGCGTGGCCGATGTGGCGTCGCCGGTCGCCAGCGCATAAGGCAGCAGCTCGCGCGGGACGACGCAAGCCTGGCGGGACAGGGGATGCGTACGGCACATAACGGCGTAGATCGGCGCGGGCATGGAATGGCGCGCCACCGTGCCCAGGCTCGATTCCGAGCTGAAGGACACGGCCAGGTCGGCCTCGCCTTGCGACACCCGGCGCACCGCCTCGGCCTGCGGACACACATGCAGGCTGAATCGCGCATGCGGATGGCGCGTGCGGAAAGCCGACATCACCTCGGGCAGGAAATGATGCGCCGGGCCGTCGGTGGCGACCACCCGGATGGTCCCGCTGGGCGCGCCGCGCAGGCTGGTGATGTCCTGCAGCACGGCATCCGCTTCCAGCAGGGTGCGGCGGGCATGGGCCAGCAACAGTTCGCCGGCTTCGCTGAGCACCATGCCGCGCGACATGCGGGTGAACAGCGGCGTGCCGACCTCCGCCTCCAGTTTGGCGATCTGCCGGCTGATCGCCGACACCGCCACGAAAAGGCGTTCCGACGCGGCGCTCAGGCTACCCGTGGCGGCGACCTCGGCGAAATATTTCAGAGCGACACCGTGCATGGGCGACCTCCCGGACGGCAAGGCAAGGGTTTGCCTTTTTGGCAATACAAGGACGAAATATTCTAATAGCCCTGGGCCTCGCGCGGCCCTTAGAATCGAAAGAAAAAGCCATCACATGGGGATCGCAAAGCCGATGTAACCGCAACATCGGCGTCGGCACCGGGACGCTTGCCTCACGGGCATGCCGTTACAACCGGCCGCTTCCCCCGTCATAGGTTCACCGCGCTGCCGCTTTCGCTTTTGGATCATGGCATCACAGAATCCTCCTCCCGACCCGCCGCCCGATTCCGGCGAGCGCCGCCCGCCTCTTGTGTTTCCCATGCTGCCGAACCTGAACCGTATCGCAGGAGCCCCGATGCCCGCCGATGCCCCCCTCCCCATTCGTCCCTTTGAACTACCCTGCCCCGACCTGAACGTGGAACGCGCCGGCAATACGGGAACGGAAGGCATCTGGCACTTCGACTCCGGCCTGCCCGGGCGCAGCGTCATGCTGACCGCGCTCATCCATGGCAACGAACTGTGCGGCGCCTGGGCCTTGAAGGCCGTGCTGGCGCACGGCGTGCGGCCGCGAACCGGCGCGTTGACGCTGGCGTTCTGCAACCTGGCGGCCTTCGACCGCTTCGATGCGGCCAGTTACGCCGCATCGCGGTATGTCGACGAAGACATGAACCGCATCTGGACCGACGACAGGCTGGCCGACGACGGCACCCAGGAACGCCGCCGCGCCGCCGCGATCCTGCCCTGGCTGAAGAAAGCCGACTGGCTGCTGGACATCCATTCCATGAGCAATTCGGTCGTGCCCTTGCAAATGGCCGGCGTGCAGCAGCGCAACATCGATCTGGCCCTGACTTTGGGCAATCCGGCGAAGATCATCGCCGACGCTGGCCACGCGGCCGGCGTGCGCATGCGCGACTACGGCAAATTCGGCGAAGAAGGCGACAACGGCACGCGCTCTCTGCTGATCGAATGCGGCTTTCATGGCGCGCTGGCCGCCCGCGACGTGGCTATGGACCAGACCGCGCGTTTCCTGGTCGCGTCGGGCATCGTCGAATCCACCGACCTGCCCGGCGCCTGGTTCGCGCCCACGGCGCCCAGCCAGGAGGCCCTGCTGGTGACGCACGCCATCGCCGCCAAGAGCGCGGATTTCCGCTTCGCCGAACCCTGGAAAGGCCTGGAAAAACTGGCCAAGGCCGGCACCGTCATAGGCTGGTCCGAGGGCGAGCCGGTCGTCACCCCCTACGACGACTGCGTGCTGATCATGCCGTCGCTAGCCAATGTGCGGGCCGGCGTCACCGTCGTGCGGCTGGCGCGCCCCATTACCGCCGACGGCTAAGGCGCGACCACCGCCGCACGCAGTCCCGGGCTATCCCGCCGCTGCCGCACGCAGTAAAGTAGCGGCCAAGCGCTTGCGCCGCATCCAAAGACATTATCCGGGGAATTGCCGCGTGGCATTGTTCATCCTGCGCCGGCTCATACAGAGCCTGTTCGTCCTGCTTGCCGTATCCGTCGTCGTTTTTTTCGCGGTCTATGCCGTCGGCGATCCCATCGAACTCCTGGTCAGTCCCGAAGCCAGCCTGGCCGATCGCCAGCAGATGATCGCCCGGCTCGGCCTGGATTTGCCCGTGTGGCAGCAATATGCCGGCTTCGTGTGGCGCGCCCTGCACGGCGACCTGGGCACATCCTTCGTGCAGGGCGTACCGGCGATCTCCCTGATCCTGCAGCGCCTGCCGGCCACTTTCGAACTCGTGGTCGCCGCCATCCTGCTGACCTGTCTGCTGGGCATTCCGCTGGGCCTGCTGGCGGGGCTGCGGCGCGACACGGCGCTGGGCCGCGGCATCCTCGCGACATCCGTGCTGGGCTTTTCCCTGCCTGCCTTCTGGCTGGGCATGATGCTGATACTGATGTTCGCCGTCTGGCTGGGATGGCTGCCGGCCTCGGGCCGGGGCGAAACGGTCAGCGTGCTGGGCATCCCGTTTTCCTTCCTGACGCGCGACGGCCTGGCGCACATGGCGATGCCGGCCGTGAACCTGGCGCTGGCCAACGTGGCGCTGGTGTTGCGCATGACCGCGTCCGGGGTGGCCGAAGCCGAGAGCCAGGAATACGTCAAGTTCGCCCGCGCCAAGGGCATCCGCCCGGGCCGCATCGTCAGCCGCCACATCCTGCGCAACATCCTGATCCCCGTGGTCACGGTGGTCGGCATGGAGTTCGGCCAGTTGATCGCCTATTCGACCATCACCGAAACCGTCTTCGCGTGGCCCGGCATGGGCAAGCTGCTGATCGACAGCGTGTACCAGCTGGACAGGCCGGTGGTGGTGGCCTACGTCATGTTCGTCACCTTCCTGTTCGTCTTGATCAACCTGATCGTCGACATCCTGTATGCCGTGCTCGATCCGCGCGTGCAGCTGACCGCGCCGGCGCATTAAGCGCCGCCCTGCCCGCATCCGACATACTCATCCCCACGCCATGCCCGATTCCGCTTCCTCCGGCCGCACGCGCACCGTCCCGCCCCTGGCCGAGACACCGAGGCGAGCCGCGATCCTGCGCAAGCTGCGCGGCCGGCCCACCGCCCGCGGCACGCTGATTGTGCTCGCCGTGCTGGCGCTGATCATTTTGATCGCGCCGTTCTTCGCGCCGCAGAACCCCTACGATCTTGCCAACCTGAGCATCATGGACGGACGGCTGCCGCCGCGTTCCGTATCGTTGGACGGACATACGTACTGGATGGGTACCGACGACCAGGGGCGCGACATGCTCAGCGCCATCCTGTACGGCATACGCATCAGCCTGATCGTCGGACTGTCCGCCGTGGCCATTGCCACGGCCATCGGCAGTACCGTCGGCCTGCTGGCTGCCTACGCGGGCGGCCGCGTGGATGCAATGCTGATGCGCCTGGTCGATTTCGTCCTGGGCTTTCCCTCCATCCTCGTCGCGCTGGTGCTGCTGGCCGTGCTGGGCCGCGGCGTCGACAAGGTCATCCTGGCGCTGGTGCTGGTGCAATGGGCGCACTATGCCCGCATCATGCGCGGCCGCGCGCTGCAGGAGCGGCGCAAGGAATACGTCGAAGCGGCCATGAACCTGGGCTTTCCGGCATGGCGCATCATGCTCGTGCACCTGCTGCCCAACTGCGTCGGCCCGATTCTGGTCTACGCCACGGTGCAGATCGCCCACGCGATCGCGCTGGAGGCCACGCTGTCCTTCCTGGGCGTGGGCGTGCCGATCACCGAGCCTTCCCTGGGCCTGCTGATCGCCAACGGATTCCAATACCTGCTGTCCGGCGATTACTGGATCAGCCTGTTCCCCGGCCTGGCACTCCTGTTCCTTATCCTGACCATCAACATCCTGGGCGATCGCCTTCGGGAAAGCCTGGATCCGCGCCGATGAGCGACCTTCTGCTGGAGGTGCGCGGACTGCGCACCGCATTTCATACCCCCGCCGGCGCGTGGCCGGCCGTCGACGGCGTGGACCTGACGCTGCGCCGCGGCGAAATCCTGGGCCTGGTCGGCGAATCCGGTTCGGGCAAATCCGTGACCGGCTTTTCGCTGATGGGCCTGATCGATCCGCCGGGCGAGGTCGTCGCCGGCGAAGTGCGCTTCAAGGGCGAAGACCTGCGCAAGCGCGACGAAGAAGGAATGCGGCGCCTGCGCGGCAACCGCATCGCCATGATCTTCCAGGATCCGCTGATGACGCTCAACCCGGTGCTGCGCATCGGCGAGCAAATGGCCGAGACCATACTGACGCATGAAAACGTCAGCCGCGCCGACGCCATGGCGCGCTGCGCGCAGGCGCTGGCCATGGTCGGCATCCCCTCGCCCGAGGCCCGCCTGCGCAGCTTCCCGCACGAATTCTCCGGCGGCATGCGCCAGCGCGTGGCGATCGCCATCGCCTTGCTGAACAAGCCCGACCTGATCATCGCCGACGAACCGACCACGGCGCTGGATGTCACGATCCAGGGACAGATTCTGTATCGCATGCAGGAGATCTGCCGAACGCAGAATACGGCGCTGATCTGGATCACCCACGATCTGGGCGTAGTCGCGGAACTGGCCGACCGCATCGCGGTGATGTACGCCGGCCGCATCGTCGAGACCGGGCCGGTGGACGAAGTGCTGGATGCGCCGCGCCATCCCTATACGCAGGGCCTGCTGCGATCCATGCCCGGCACCGCCCAACCCGGCGCGCGCCTGCGGCAGATCGACGGCATGGCGCCCAGCCTCGCCGCGCGCCCTTCGGGTTGCCCTTTCCGGCCCCGCTGCGGCAACGCGGTCACACGCTGCACGGAACAATTCCCCGGCCCCACGCGCGAAGGCGCCCGCAGCTTCCATTGCTACGCGCCGGTGGCGCGGGCGGGAGCACAGCCATGAGCGCTTCCCCCATGAACGCACCCGTCATCGAATTGCGCGACATCCACAAGCGCTTCGGGCAGCGTCCCGATCTCGCGCAGCGCCTGCTCGCCCTGGCCGGCCGCCGCAACGACCGCACCGTGGTCCACGCGGTGAACGGCGTCAACCTGACGATCGCTGCCGGCGAAGTGGTCGGCCTGGTCGGCGAATCCGGCTGCGGCAAATCGACGCTGGGCCGCGTGGTGGCGGGCCTGCACGCGCCCACGCAGGGCGAACTGCGTTACCACGGCCGACCGGTGGCCGAACTGCGCGGACGCGAGCGATTGAACTACATCCTGGGCGTCCAGATGGTGTTCCAGGACCCGCAGGCTTCGCTGAATCCGCGCCATCGCGTGCGGCAGATCCTCGGAGAAGCGCTGAAGGTGCACAAGCTGGCGGCGCCGGCCGAGATCCCCGCGCGCGTCGACAGCGCCCTGGCCGACGTTGGCCTGGGCGTTGACTATCGCGACCGCTTCCCTCACCAGATTTCCGGCGGCCAGCGCCAGCGCATCGGCATCGCGCGCGCGCTGATGGTGGCGCCCTCCTTCCTGGTCTGCGACGAACCCGTGGCGGCGCTGGACGTATCCATCCAGGCGCAGGTCATCAACCTGTTCATGGACCTGCGCGAACGCAACAACTTCACCTATTTGTTCATCAGCCATGACCTGGGAGTGGTGCGGCATATCTCCGACCGCGTCGCCATCATGTACCTGGGCCGCATCGTGGAAACCGCGCCGGCCGCGGAGATCTTCGGCGCGGCCAACCATCCCTACACGCAGGCGCTGCTGGCGGAAGTCCCCGACGTGAAGCGGCGCGGCCGCCGGTTCACGCCCATCCAGGGCGAGATACCCTCGCCGCTGGCGCCGCCGCCGGGCTGCGCCTTCCATCCGCGCTGTCCTCACGCCATGCCGCGTTGCCGCGAACAAACGCCGCCGCTGGCCGAAATCGCGCCCGCGCACTGGTCGGCCTGCCACCTGAACGATGCGCCCGGCTGAAAGCGCCCGCGTGCCAGCACACCAGGATTCGCGCAACAACGACCTCCCCGCATACCGCCGGACCCGATTGCCCCAAGGACAACCATGAATGCCTCCAACGCCGAACGCATCAGCCTGGACCTGAACCACCCGGGCCGCAACGCCATTCCCTACGTCGACGAGGACCGCAACAGCGACCGGCCGTTCACGCTGCACACCTATCGGCCGTACCACTACACGCCCGACCGCCCGGTGGTGTTCGTCCAGCATGGCGTGCTGCGCAACGGCGACGACTACCGGGACTTCTGGATTCCCGCCGCCGACAAGCACAACGTGCTGATCGTCGCGCCCACCTTCTCCAACGAAATCTGGCCCGGCACGGAAAGCTACAACAACGGCCGCGTGTTCACGCCCAGCGGCAATGTGCGCCCCGTGGCCGGCTGGACGTATGTGCTGGTCGAACGCGTATTCAACGACCTGCGCGCCGCCGGCGTCACCGAGGTCGAGCAGGCCTATCTGTTCGGCCATTCCGCGGGCGGCCAGTTCGTGCATCGGCTGATGAGCAGCCAATCGCACGCCCCTTTCAAGGCGGTCACGATCGGCAATCCCGGCTGGTACACCCTGCCCACCTTCGATCATCCCTATCCCGAGGGACTGGATGGCGTGGGCCTGGCGCAGGACCATCTGGTGCGCCTGCTGGGCTACCCGATGACCATCCTGGCGGGCGACCAGGACATTGCCACCAGCGATCCCAACCTGCCCTCCGAACCGGCAGCCCAGCGCCAGGGCCCGCATCGCTACGCGCGTGCCCACAACTACTTCGAAGCCGGCAAGCGCGAGGCCACCCGCCTGGGCGTGCCGTTCAACTGGACCCTGCAATCGGTGCCCGGCATCGGCCATGACGGCAAGGCCATGTCCGCCGTCTGCGCCAGCCTGTGGTTCGAAGGCCGCATGCCGGACGACACGGAAATGGCCGCGCTGGCCGGCAAAACGGTTGCCTGAGCAAACCCACAACAAGGAAACGCCATGTCCGCTCAACCTTCACTTTCCGCCCTGCCCTCGTCGGCCGATATCGCCGCGGGGCTGCGATCCTGGATCGAATGCGAATCGCCCACCCATTTCCCCGCGGGTGTCGCCGCCATGGCCGGCCTGGTACAGGCCGAGGCGCACGCCGCCGGCCTGCGCACGGAACTGAAGCCGCTGGGCGACACGACGGGCCCGCTGCTGGTGGTCTCCAATCGCGCCGCGGACGATACGCGGCCCGGCATCCTGATACTGGCGCACATGGACACCGTCCACCCCGTCGGCACGCTGCGGGAAACGCCCTATCGCATCGAGGGGGACAAACTGTACGGCCCGGGCTGCTATGACATGAAGGCCGGCATCTACATGGCGCTGCTGGCCATGGGCCGGCTGGCGACGCCGGGTTCGAGCCGGCTACCGGTCGACATGGTGCTGGTGCCGGACGAAGAAACCGGCAGCCATGCCTCGCGGCCTTTTATCGAAGCCTACGCGCGCAACGCCCGCTACGGCCTGGTGTGCGAGCCGGCGCGCGCCAATGGCGGCAAATGCGTGACGGCCCGCAAAGGCACCGGCATGCTGCGGCTTGGTATCAAGGGCCACGCCGCCCACGCCGGCGTCGCCCATGAAAAAGGCCGCAGCGCCATCCGCGAAATGGCGCACCAGATACTGGCGCTGGAAGGCATCACCGATTACGCGCGCGGCGTCACCGTCAGCGTCGGCACCATCGAAGGCGGCACGGCCACCAACACGGTGCCCGCGCTGTGCCGCTGCGTGGTGGACTTCCGTGTGCCCGACATGCCCGCGGCCGAGGATACGCTCAGGCGCATGCGCGGGCTGACGCCCGTCGGCCAGGACGTCAGCCTGGACATCGACGTCGAACTGAATCGCCCGCCCATGGTGAAGACCGAAGCCACCACCCAGCTGCTGGGCAAGGCCAGGCTGTTCGCCACCGCCGCCGGCTTCACGCTGGACGACGCGCCGATGACGGGCGGCGGCAGCGACGCGAACTTCACCTCCGCGATGGGCGTCCCCACCCTGGACGGCCTGGGCGCGGACGGCGATGGCGCGCACACGCTGCACGAGCACATCCTGGTCAGCACGCTGGCGGCGCGCGCCAAATTCTGGCATCTGCTGCTCAAGGACCTGGAATAGTCGAAGGTATCCTGACGCTACCCATTCGCTTACTTCATCCCTTGCAGCCATGACGACTCCCATCACCGACCGCCTGCGTGAACTCGGCCTGGAGCTTCCCCGCCTGCCGCAACCGGCCGGCAGCTACGTTCCCTTCCGCCGCCATGGCGATATCGTCTACCTCGCGGGCCAGACCAGTTCCCGCGACGGCAAGGCGATCTATGCGGGCGCCCTGCACGGACCGGACGATGTGGAACGCGGCTACGCGGCGGCGCGCCTGTGCATGCTGAATCTGCTCGCCGCGCTATCGCAGGCTTGCGACGGCGATCTGGATCTCGTGGGCGGCTGCCTGAAGGTAAACGGCTTCGTATTGGCGGCGGCCGGTTTCGACGCCGTGCCAGCCGTCGTCAACGGCGCGTCCGACCTGCTGATCGAACTTTTCGGCGACGCCGGAAAACACGCGCGCACCGCCGTGGGCGTGGCGGTACTGCCACGCAACGCCACCGTGGAAGTCGAAGCGGTGTTTTTCCTGAAGTCCTAGGCGCCTGCCCGACGGGCAGGCGCCTGGCCGTCCAACGCAGTGGCCCCCGGCGTCCCTTTCCGGCGGGCCGTACCGCGCCAGGGATCGAAAGGATCAGATCGCCGGCCAGGGCAAGCGATAGGACAGCCCCGCCAGGTCGTTCACCGTTCCGATCAGCGTATCGAAGCGCATCGTGGCGCGCCGCTCCAGGCCATACGGTTCCCAGTGCGGCAGGCCGGCATGATTGGGGTTCCCGCCACGCGCGAATGCGATCCATGCCCGATGCATGGCGTGGGCGATCCCTTCGAACTCCGCGTCGTCCGCGCCCTCCAGCATGGGAGAGTCGCGCCAGTTGTCGCGGTTGTTGAAGACGAACGGGATCTCCAGGCAATGGCAGGACTTGAATCCCGGTACCGGCGACTGCCAGTCGAACTGATAGACATAGGCGGCACGGCCCGCCTTCGCCTGCCCTTCCGCCAACCTCAGGCTGCCCATGCGGAATACCTGGTCGGTGGTCAGGTCGCCCAGCATGGCGGCGGGGCTGGGCACCGCGCGCAGGCGGCGAAATTCGTCGTAGTAGTCCTGGAACCGGGGGCCGCAGATGCGCTCGAATACTTGCCGGGCGGCCGCCTCGTCGGCATTCAGGACGGCTTGGTCCACGCAATGGAAGGCAGCCATCTCCTCGCGCGTCGTACCCACCATCACGTCCACGTCGCCACCGACCCCCGCCTGCAGGCGTTCGACGATGTTGCCCTCGATGACGCGGCCGTCGCGCACCGGCGAGAACGGCAGCGACAGCACGGCAAAGCCCGCCAGGCTGCGCGCAAGTTCGCCCTGCGCGGACAACAGCTTGCCCACGGGCACCTGCTTCAGCGCCGCTTCGTCGCCGGGTTCGATGCCGACGATATGCGCGTAGCGCGCGCCCAGTTCGGCGGCTTCCGCGGCGCCGCGCGAAGGGCGCCCCATGCCGGGGCTTTGCAGGATGGCGCGATGGAACAGGCCCTTGGCATCCGGCATGGTCATCATGGCCGCGATGGAACCCCCGCCCGCGGATTGCCCGACCACCGTCACGTTGCCGGGATCGCCGCCAAAGGCGGCGATGTTGTCGCGCACCCACCGCAGGGCCTGCATCTGGTCCAGCAGGCCCAGGTTGCCGTCGCTGATACCGGGCAAATACAGGAAGCCCAGCGCGCCCAGGCGGTAATTCACGGACACGAAGACCACATCGCCGTTGGCCGCGAAACGGTCGCCCGTGTACCACGGCAGCGAGCCCGCGCCGCTGGAATACGCGCCGCCATGCAGCCAGACCATGACGGGTCGCGCGCCGGCATCGGCCTTCGGCGTCCATAGCGTCAGCGTCAGGCAGTCCTCGCTTTGCGGCCGTTCGAAGTCGCCCATGATGTGCGCCAGGCGCGAGCGGCCTTGCGGCGCGATGGGACCGTCGGCCAGCGCGTCGCGTTCGCCCGGCCAGGCGGCATGATCGCGCGGCGGCTCGAAGCGCAGCTCGCCCACCGGCGGCGCGGCGTAGGGAATGCCGCGAAACACTGCGACGCCGTTTTCCATACGGCCGCGCAGCTTGCCGGCGCGGGTGGCGACAACGGGCATGGATGGGCTTGCATCTGTCATGAAAGTCTCCCGACCCGCGGGCCGGGCACCTTGCGGAATCCGGATTCCGGTGGCCGGCGGCATGGGGTCAACAATGTCATGGTGTGGTCACCCGCGCCTTATCGCGCGGCAAAGCGGCGTTCCAGCGGCACGATGACCAGCCGCTCCCCCGCCACGAAAAGCAACACGATGGCGAAGCAGGTCGCCAGGAAAGTCACGCTGTCCGCCGTGGTCTGGGCGCGCAGCATCAGGTATCCCAGGCCGCTGGGCGCGCCTACCAGCTCCGACACCAGGGCGATCTTCCAGGCGATACCGTAGGCGATGCGAATGGCGGACAACAGGTAGGGCACCAGCAGCGGCAAAGTGATGCGCCACCACACCCGCAGCGCGTGGCGCGTGAAACTGCGGCCCATCTCCATCAGCTCGCGGTCGATCGCCCGCAGGCCCTCCGTCACGTTGACCAGGCAGAACGGGATCAGGATGGCCACTTCCACGAAGATGACACTGAAGTCCCCGGCATCGAACCAGATGGCCGCCAGGATCGCCCACCCTATGGAAGGAAAGGAATTCAGTACGGGCTTGATCCGTTCCTGCACGATCGCTTCGCACGCGGGCACGGCGTGCGACAAAAAGGCCAGCGCGCTGCCGATGAGTCCGGCCAGCAGCACCGAAACGACCACGCGCAGCGTCGAAATGGCGGTGTGGCCCAGGAACGCCGGATCGATGAACAGATCGAGCAACCGCCGCCCGACGGCCAACGGCCCGGGCAGCACGAACTCCGGCAGGCCGCGCGCCGTCAGCCACCATCCGGCAAGCAGTGCCACGACCAGGCCTTCGCCCAGCAGGCGGGCTTTCCAACCGGGCGCCTCGGCGCCGCGCGCGGATGCGGAGCTATTGCGCATATTGCCGTGACAGCCGGTGCTGCAGGGGTGAGAAGACGAAGCGGTCGGTGCCGTAGACGAACAGCACGATCAGCACGATGGACACGAAAATCGTCGTGGTATCGAAATCCTGGCGCGCCATGTTGATCAGGTAGCCCAGGCCGGAATTGCCGCCGAAAAGCTCGGCGGTCAGGGTCACCTTCCAGGCCACGCCGAACATGATGCGCAGCGTGGCGAACACAAAGGGATAGAGCAGCGGCACGACCACATGGCGGAACTGACGCCAGCGCGAGCGGGTATAGCTGCGCGACATCTCCAGCAGATCCTCGTCCATGCTGCGCAGCCCCGCCCACAGGTTCACCAGCGCGAACGGCGTCAATACGGCGCTGATGGCGAAGATCACCGCGCCGGAGTTGATGCCGAACCACATCACCGCCAGCAAGGTCCAGCCCACGCCCGGAAAGGCGTTCAACAGGGGCGCGAGCCGGTGCTGGACCGCGAAGCGCCAGACCGGAAAGTAGTACGGCAGCAAGGCCAGCAG
Above is a genomic segment from Bordetella genomosp. 11 containing:
- a CDS encoding ABC transporter permease; amino-acid sequence: MRNSSASARGAEAPGWKARLLGEGLVVALLAGWWLTARGLPEFVLPGPLAVGRRLLDLFIDPAFLGHTAISTLRVVVSVLLAGLIGSALAFLSHAVPACEAIVQERIKPVLNSFPSIGWAILAAIWFDAGDFSVIFVEVAILIPFCLVNVTEGLRAIDRELMEMGRSFTRHALRVWWRITLPLLVPYLLSAIRIAYGIAWKIALVSELVGAPSGLGYLMLRAQTTADSVTFLATCFAIVLLFVAGERLVIVPLERRFAAR
- a CDS encoding carboxylesterase/lipase family protein; amino-acid sequence: MTDASPSMPVVATRAGKLRGRMENGVAVFRGIPYAAPPVGELRFEPPRDHAAWPGERDALADGPIAPQGRSRLAHIMGDFERPQSEDCLTLTLWTPKADAGARPVMVWLHGGAYSSGAGSLPWYTGDRFAANGDVVFVSVNYRLGALGFLYLPGISDGNLGLLDQMQALRWVRDNIAAFGGDPGNVTVVGQSAGGGSIAAMMTMPDAKGLFHRAILQSPGMGRPSRGAAEAAELGARYAHIVGIEPGDEAALKQVPVGKLLSAQGELARSLAGFAVLSLPFSPVRDGRVIEGNIVERLQAGVGGDVDVMVGTTREEMAAFHCVDQAVLNADEAAARQVFERICGPRFQDYYDEFRRLRAVPSPAAMLGDLTTDQVFRMGSLRLAEGQAKAGRAAYVYQFDWQSPVPGFKSCHCLEIPFVFNNRDNWRDSPMLEGADDAEFEGIAHAMHRAWIAFARGGNPNHAGLPHWEPYGLERRATMRFDTLIGTVNDLAGLSYRLPWPAI
- a CDS encoding ABC transporter permease; translation: MSSSLSARGPAPARMPRRSWAPHLFTLAFLAAWEGASWLLPPFLLPGPGEVARGLYRFLLNPHQLWHLAVSIGHVLGAIALSFVIGALLALLPYYFPVWRFAVQHRLAPLLNAFPGVGWTLLAVMWFGINSGAVIFAISAVLTPFALVNLWAGLRSMDEDLLEMSRSYTRSRWRQFRHVVVPLLYPFVFATLRIMFGVAWKVTLTAELFGGNSGLGYLINMARQDFDTTTIFVSIVLIVLFVYGTDRFVFSPLQHRLSRQYAQ